The following coding sequences lie in one Phaeodactylum tricornutum CCAP 1055/1 chromosome 12, whole genome shotgun sequence genomic window:
- a CDS encoding predicted protein, with protein sequence MDPLEHVLVNLLGATTPDSSYRRFFEEYSITQASELASITENRLATVSYGVLTPSVGDTPAIIVRMFLPSAQQDRILKIVKWFLSKGTDVTNETWFELTPEVLEYWQPASAIVAPATPVGLDARSSFVESAAAKFRKTIKNHSVPYPKFSEDRFWVTWNTNIRIKLRIHGVQLVLDPDYLSETVNETDTFVEMQNFVFGVFNNILLTPRARGILHKHVDELDAQAVYRDLVASYGKGINAQITATSIETKLTLYSFATSKSKTYVAFLTTWRNLIYDLEWINKFPLPDHQKSVQRKSAVRSHPQLKLFLGNVQLYSRTHVGKSADNSDFEYVYDLMLEHATDIDLTDLEDRGNNRGGRSANNAKSQSSSKKKTNKTIGKKHKNYVPPEKWNALSPEEKWTIMDQRGPCPAPAPAPALSVNAAATQPPPTVYVSDSTVVDNQSLASTHVLPAAGPGQLLCSLISNSGSCQHPAPSNGATSDSFSVNGTTYCGKVNRASVQYRLSTHDVSLNKDSLINGGANGGLSGSDVTVISQSLLEATVSGIGNSELTNLRLSTVAGLIHTTDGPIIGVLHQYAHLGVGNTIHLCNQMRSWGVTVDDVPRTFGGKQRIVTSNGRFVIPLSVSGGLTYLSMQAPAEEDLDTFEWVPFTADNEWDPNGVSSPAAADNDLSLQLPAGHVPFRDERINNFGLLAHSAANTTQFARAHARLPLRKHFKSRFPAANVSCLNEIVATNTFFSDTLAADDGIFNHGGATMAQLFVGKSLQITSVFPMKRESQFAHTFEDFICTHGAPNALLSDTACAQIGKQALQILPMYAIDDMQCEPHHQHQNYAERRIQEVRKMVNTIMDHTNTPPEYWLLCVSYVTYLLNRLAVESLNWRTPLQVAHGQRPDISALLLFRWFEPVYYYNPDHASFPSASCEKTGRWIGVAEHKGDSLTYWILTDNTHQAIACSVVRSANVNNVLKNHRAANSSPNGGELSNPKPIVLATSDLRHDATVDPSFEKSPAFSPDELIGRYLIREAPDGQSHRALVARKIIDTDSDNHQAIRFLLQIDEKDADKIISYNELSDLMEAQQSEPATNGNIEDHFTFTSIIGHQGPLQPTDAGYKGSSWNVLVQWEDGSQSYEPQIEMAKDNPVTLAMYASDNNLLNVPGWRRFNRLLRNRDDFN encoded by the exons atggacCCTCTTGAACATGTTCTTGTGAACCTTTTGGGAGCGACGACAccggattcgtcgtaccgtcggttctttgaagagtacaGTATTACTCAGGCCAGCGAGTTGGCCTCAATCACCGAAAATCGTCTTGCAACGGTGTCATATGGTGTTTTGACTCCTTCTGTGGGAGATACCCCTGCCATTATTGTTCGTATGTTTCTTCCGTCTGCTCAGCAGGATCGGATCTTGAAGATTGTCAAATGGTTCCTCTCGAAAGGTACCGATGTGACAAACGAAACCTGGTTTGAACTTACCCCTGAAGTCCTTGAGTATTGGCAACCAGCCTCTGCTATTGTTGCCCCTGCTACCCCTGTTGGATTGGACGCTCGGAGTTCCTTTGTTGAAAGTGCTGCCGCAAAGTTTCGGAAGACAATCAAGAATCACTCCGTTCCGTACCCAAAGTTCAGTGAAGACCGTTTTTGGGTCACTTGgaatacgaatattcgtatcaAGCTTCGTATCCATGGCGTCCAGTTGGTTCTTGACCCGGATTATTTGTCCGAGACTGTCAACGAGACGGATACATTTGTCGAAATGCAGAACTTTGTTTTTGGCGTGTTCAACAATATATTATTGACCCCTCGTGCGCGTGGAATCCTCCACAAGCATGTGGATGAATTGGATGCTCAGGCTGTTTACCGCGACCTTGTTGCCTCGTATGGTAAAGGTATCAATGCGCAGATCACTGCTACATCCATTGAAACGAAGCTCACTTTGTATTCATTTGcaacttcaaagagcaagacctatgttgcttttttgacgacCTGGCGCAATTTGATTTACGATCTTGAATGGATTAACAAGTTCCCCTTGCCGGATCACCAGAAGAGCGTACAACGCAAGTCAGCTGTCCGTTCccatccgcaattgaaacttttccttggaaaTGTTCAGCTTTACTCTCGTACCCATGTGGGTAAGAGTGCCGACAATTCCGATTTTGAGTATGTTTATGATTTGATGCTCGAACATGCGACTGATATTGATCTgaccgatttggaagaccgcGGTAACAACCGCGGTGGCCGCTCAGCAAACAATGCGAAGTCtcagtcttcttccaagaagaaaactaACAAAACAATTGgtaagaagcacaagaattaTGTGCCTCCTGAAAAGTGGAATGCTCTCTCTCCCGAAGAGAAGTGGACCATTATGGACCAACGAGGACCTTGCCCTGCTCCAGCTCCTGCCCCTGCCTTATCAGTGAACGCCGCTGCCACTCAGCCTCCTCCTACGGTGTATGTCAGCGACTCGACGGTTGTGGACAATCAAAGCCTCGCTTCGACTCACGTCCTGCCTGCTGCCGGACCTGGTCAACTGCTTTGTTCGCTCATTTCGAATTCAGGTTCCTGCCAGCACCCTGCTCCATCGAATGGAGCCACGTCTgactctttttcggtcaATGGGACCACCTATTGCGGCAAAGTGAACCGTGCTTCTGTGCAGTACCGTCTTTCCACTCACGATGTTTCGTTGAATAAGGACTCTTTGATCAATGGTGGTGCCAACGGTGGCCTTAGCGGCTCCGACGTAACCGTTATTTCGCAATCCctgttggaggcaactgtctctggaattggaaattcGGAATTGACCAACCTCCGTTTGTCAACGGTGGCTGGACTCATTCACACGACGGATGGTCCCATTATTGGTGTGTTGCACCAGTATGCTCATCTTGGTGTTGGTAATACCATTCATTTGTGCAACCAAATGCGCTCCTGGGGAGTCACAGTTGACGACGTCCCTCGTACTTTTGGTGGCAAACAGCGTATTGTCACGTCCAATGGTCGTTTTGTCATCCCGCTTTCGGTTTCTGGCGGACTCACTTACTTGTCTATGCAGGCTCCTGCCGAGGAGGACCTGGACACTTTCGAATGGGTGCCTTTTACCGCTGACAACGAGTGGGACCCAAATGGTGTCTCTTCTCCTGCCGCTGCCGACAATGACCTCAGTTTGCAGCTTCCTGCCGGCCATGTCCCGTTCCGTGATGAACGCATCAATAACTTTGGTCTCCTTGCGCATTCCGCGGCT AATACCACGCAATTCGCTCGTGCCCATGCCCGTTTGCCCCTGCGCAAACACTTCAAGTCGCGTTTCCCTGCTGCCAATGTTTCTTGTTtgaacgaaattgtggcaacCAATACCTTCTTCTCGGATACCCTTGCGGCCGATGACGGCATTTTTAACCATGGTGGGGCTACGATGGCccaacttttcgttggaaaaaGTTTGCAAATCACCTCTGTCTTCCCGATGAAGCGTGAATCCCAGTTTGCCCATACTTTCGAGGACTTTATTTGTACCCATGGTGCTCCCAATGCCCTCCTCAGCGACACTGCTTGTGCTCAGATCGGTAAACAGGCACTTCAGATTTTGCCTATGTATGCAATCGACGATATGCAGTGCGAGCCGcatcatcagcaccaaaattaCGCGGAGCGCCGCATTCAAGAGGTGAGAAAGATGGTGAACACAATCATGGATCATACAAACACTCCTCCGGAATATTGGTTGCTCTGCGTATCTTATGTGACCTACTTGCTCAATCGCCTTGCTGTTGAAAGCTTGAATTGGCGTACCCCGCTTCAGGTTGCCCATGGACAGCGTCCTGATATTTCTGCTTTGCTCCTTTTCCGTTGGTTTGAACCCGTTTATTATTACAATCCTGACCATGCGTCTTTCCCATCGGCTTCTTGCGAGAAAActggtcgttggattggtgtTGCTGAACACAAAGGTGATTCGCTGACTTATTGGATTTTAACCGACAATACTCACCAAGCCATTGCTTGTTCTGTTGTTCGTTCAGCCAATGTCAATAATGTTTTGAAAAACCATCGTGCTGCGAATTCCTCTCCCAATGGTGGGGAGCTTTCGAATCCTAAGCCCATTGTCTTGGCTACGAGTGACCTACGCCATGACGCTACGGTCGATCCATCTTTTGAGAAATCCCCTGCATTCTCTCCTGACGAATTGATTGGCAGGTATTTGATCCGTGAAGCCCCTGACGGCCAGAGCCATCGAGCCCTTGTTGCCCGTAAAATTATTGATACCGACTCTGATAACCATCAGGCGATccgcttcttgttgcaaattgatgaaaaggatgcTGACAAGATCATTTCGTACAATGAACTTTCCGATTTGATGGAAGCCCAACAATCAGAGCCCGCTACGAACGGAAATATCGAAGATCATTTCACGTTTACTAGTATTATTGGACACCAAGGCCCTTTGCAACCGACCGATGCTGGTTACAAGGGATCCTCTTGGAATGTTTTGGTTCAATGGGAAGATGGTTCCCAGTCGTACGAACCTCAAATTGAAATGGCTAAGGACAATCCAGTCACACTCGCGATGTACGCGTCTGACAACAATCTCCTTAACGTGCCCGGGTGGCGCCGCTTCAATCGTTTGCTTCGCAACCGTGATGACTTTAATTGA